The Streptomyces sp. NBC_00483 genome contains the following window.
CGGGCCGATGCCAGGGCCGGACCTCGACGCGTGCCCAGTCGTAGATCCGCGGACCGTGAGCCCCGCTGCCACAGGAACGGCGCTTCCACTTCTGCGGGGCAAGGCCGTTGAACAGCTCGTGGACGGGATGGTCCAGTGCCCAGCGGGTGACGACGGTGTCGTGCCGGGTGGTGGCCATGACGTGGAAGATGTCCGCCCGTTCCAGCTCCGACCTCCAGCCCTTGCTGAACCCGTAGGCGGCATCCCCGGTCACCCACCGGAACGGGATCTGGTCCGCGATGGCGCGGCGGACCATCGCCTTGGCCATGGCCACCTTGGTCTCGAAGACGACCTCATCAGTGATGCCGGCCCGACGGCACCTATCCCGGTCGTCGGTCCAGGAGGCGGGCAGATACAGACGCCGGTCGATCAGCGTCCGCCCGCGGTCGGTTGCATAGGCGAGGAAGACGCCGACCTGGCAGTTCTCCGTCCGCCCGGCCGTGCCGGAGTACTGCCGCTGCACCCCTGCCGACCGCGTCCCCTTCTTCAAGAAACCCGTGTCGTCCACGACCAGGACCGCGTCCCGGCTACCGAGGTTGTCGACCACGTACTGACGCACGTCATCGAGGACCTCGTCGGCGTTCCACTCGATCCGGTTCAGCATCCGGTGGATGCGGTCCGGGCCGTCATGGCCGGCTTCCTCTGCCAGCGTCCAGCCGTTCTTCCGCTGCAAGGGAGCGATCAGGCCCCGCATATAGGCCAGTGCCGATTCCCGAGGTTCTGACCTGCTGAAACGGTGCACGAACCGCCCATGCACAGCTTCCAGTTCACCCGCCCACAGCCTGACATCAGCTAGGTCCCCACCCATAATCACACCAACGACCGACCTGGCCACCAGTCACGGCAAGCACCGTTGCAGTACTAGGGCCTGTCGTTTGGATCAGGCCGGATCAGGGAGCGGGGTCTGGTGCGTGCGATCGCAAGGCGGAGGAGGGAGTCGACGCGGAGCGTCGGCGACCGACGACAACGCCGCGAGCGTGCGTGCCAGACCCCGCGAGCCCGGCCTGATCCAAACGACAGGCCCTAGCTGACTTTAGCGCAGCTAAACCCGAGTGAAGTGAACTGCCATTGTCCCCAAGTCACACCTCTGCGATGGTCTTGGCAATCGCCGGAACGGCCCGTTCCGCCGGCGTTCACCACTGATCAAGAAAGAGCCTCAGACGTGCACATCCCTGCGACCCTTGTGCGTGGCGGCACCAGCAAGTGCTGGTTGTTCCACCAGGTCCATGTCCCCGCGGACCGCGACGAGTTGGCGCGGATGCTGGTCGCCGCGTACGGCGCGGCGGACCCCGTGGAACTGGACGGGGTCGGCGGCGCCACCCCCACCACCTCCAAGGCGGCGATCGTCAGCGCCTCGCCCGAGCCGGGCGTCGACATCGACTACCTCTTCGCCCAGGTCGGCATCGGCGACGCCACCGTGGAGTGGACGAGCAACTGCGGCAACTGCGCCACGGGCGTCGCCCTGTACGCAGTGGCGAAGGGCATGGTGCCGATCGCGGGTGACCGGACCCGCGTGGTCATGCGCAACAGCAACACCGGCGCCGTCCTCGAGGGGGTCGTGGACACCATGGGTGGCGTGGTGCAGCACTTCGGACGGCAGACCGTTCCGGGCACGCGGGCCGGTGGTGTCGCCGTCGACCTCACGTTCCGCGACCCGGCGGGCGGCACCACGGGCGCCCTGCTCCCGACCGGTCAGGCCACGCAGAAGCTGCCGCTCCACGACGCCGACCCGGTCCTCGTGAGCATGGTGGACGCCGGAGCCCCGGTGGTCCTCGTCGACGCCGACGGGGCGGGGCGGAGCGGCTCCGAGTCCCTGGACCAGGTGCGGGCCGATGTGCCGTGGCTGCGCGCGGTCCGGCATGCCGCGGCGCCGTTGATGGGTCTGGTCGAGCCGGGCCGTGCACCCGGTGACGCGGTGCCGAAGGTGGGTCTCGTCGGGGCCCCGGTGCCGTACACCACGACGCTCGGCGAACAGGTCGCGGCCGAGGACTACGACGTGTCGGTGCGCATGCTCAGCATGAACGCGCCGCACCCGGCGATCGGCCTGACCTCCGCCGTCGCCCTCGCCGCCGCGGGCCTCGTGCAGGACTCCGTGGTCCACGCGGTCGCGGCCGCCCGGGACGACGGCTGGCTGCGGCTCGGCACCCCCGCGGGCGTGGTGGCGGTCCGCTGCTCCGACGTACGGGACGGCCTGCCGGGCCGCGTCACCGTACGGCGCGCGGCGCGACTGCTCGCCGACGCCCGGATCTACGTACCCGGAACCGGCGAGCCGCAGGCCGCCTGACCGGGACGCACGAACACACGAACACACCACACCCCCGCACCGCCGGTCCCCGACCGTACGACCCTGTCCCCACCGCACCAAGGACAATGATGTCTGCTGAAGTGATATCCATAGGCGCCCTGTTGGTGATGTTCGTGGTCGGCACCGTGCTGCCGATCAACCTGGGCATCCTCGCCTTCGTCGCGACCTTCGTGGTCGGCACCGCCTCTCTCGGCCTCACGCAGGAGGAGATCTTCGAGGGGTTCCCGGTGGATCTCTTCGTGACGATCGTCGGGGTCACCTATCTGTTCTCCGTCGCCCGCCGCAACGGCACCATCGACTGGCTCGTCACCGCTGGCGTCCGGATGGTGCGGGGCAAGGTGGCGCTCATTCCGTGGGTGCTGTT
Protein-coding sequences here:
- a CDS encoding IS701 family transposase — encoded protein: MGGDLADVRLWAGELEAVHGRFVHRFSRSEPRESALAYMRGLIAPLQRKNGWTLAEEAGHDGPDRIHRMLNRIEWNADEVLDDVRQYVVDNLGSRDAVLVVDDTGFLKKGTRSAGVQRQYSGTAGRTENCQVGVFLAYATDRGRTLIDRRLYLPASWTDDRDRCRRAGITDEVVFETKVAMAKAMVRRAIADQIPFRWVTGDAAYGFSKGWRSELERADIFHVMATTRHDTVVTRWALDHPVHELFNGLAPQKWKRRSCGSGAHGPRIYDWARVEVRPWHRPDRRHWVIARRSVARPQEISYYIAYCPAETTLDELIRIAGSRWAIEECFQSAKQECGLDDYQVRRYPGWHRHMTLAMAAHACLTVLRARELDAGKAETDPPSWST
- a CDS encoding PrpF domain-containing protein produces the protein MHIPATLVRGGTSKCWLFHQVHVPADRDELARMLVAAYGAADPVELDGVGGATPTTSKAAIVSASPEPGVDIDYLFAQVGIGDATVEWTSNCGNCATGVALYAVAKGMVPIAGDRTRVVMRNSNTGAVLEGVVDTMGGVVQHFGRQTVPGTRAGGVAVDLTFRDPAGGTTGALLPTGQATQKLPLHDADPVLVSMVDAGAPVVLVDADGAGRSGSESLDQVRADVPWLRAVRHAAAPLMGLVEPGRAPGDAVPKVGLVGAPVPYTTTLGEQVAAEDYDVSVRMLSMNAPHPAIGLTSAVALAAAGLVQDSVVHAVAAARDDGWLRLGTPAGVVAVRCSDVRDGLPGRVTVRRAARLLADARIYVPGTGEPQAA